A DNA window from Paenibacillus andongensis contains the following coding sequences:
- a CDS encoding DUF2220 domain-containing protein, whose translation MDPISRLRTHLQSIKKNKVSLSELELIFQAHPCTDEQFAGAILELEADGVDDPLMFAVNPYSITNAVHRHLIVENKTTYQALLQVLTDVPFTTLIFGGGYRVTKSIELLPMQLPLRDPAHEFYYFGDIDKEGIHIWHLFNERVLALFGRPARLALPFYRACLSREFASGKENQRDFEQALQEFLIHFTEEEQIKINGCLAAGGYFPQEILPTHELCTIWRHTAWIT comes from the coding sequence ATGGACCCCATTTCTCGATTACGCACGCATCTACAATCAATTAAGAAAAACAAAGTTTCACTTTCAGAACTAGAATTAATATTTCAAGCGCATCCATGTACTGATGAACAATTTGCTGGTGCAATACTAGAGCTTGAAGCTGACGGTGTGGATGATCCCTTGATGTTTGCGGTTAATCCGTATAGCATAACGAATGCCGTGCACCGACATCTCATTGTTGAAAATAAAACGACCTATCAAGCGCTGCTGCAAGTTTTGACGGATGTCCCGTTCACGACGTTAATTTTTGGCGGCGGATATCGTGTAACGAAGAGCATTGAGCTGCTGCCGATGCAGCTTCCGCTCAGGGACCCTGCTCATGAGTTCTACTATTTTGGCGATATAGATAAAGAAGGAATCCACATTTGGCATCTATTCAATGAGCGTGTGCTGGCTCTTTTTGGCAGACCGGCCCGTTTGGCCCTTCCTTTTTACAGAGCATGTCTAAGCAGGGAGTTTGCTTCCGGCAAAGAAAACCAACGTGATTTTGAGCAGGCTTTACAGGAGTTCCTGATTCATTTTACAGAAGAAGAACAAATAAAAATCAATGGCTGTTTAGCAGCCGGCGGTTACTTCCCGCAAGAAATATTACCTACACATGAGCTTTGTACGATTTGGAGGCACACAGCATGGATTACGTAG
- a CDS encoding DUF4272 domain-containing protein, which translates to MKYFTIYASRNDTQGIDEYITEIFGKGFKIEKNDNEYAIRSKKLLNKNHIFIKIASEESEPGYFSRNIPGMMGFYENIQIQDEHIKSLVLTQISVINTMLAIQTDKEYDEGYYQRFLALTKRVSGIGFLPDGTLLGQDGLVIVYPDGTIGPSKFTPHACTNKIRGTESKTTEGEERKQKSIAYLKKNDIPFIEHLPELPPLTNIQIRSQEEIASRAVALLLVIQYACDIANEADLKESREFVLNLLKQYKAVEYMTENERHLLFGSQPSKEEAIQISWQYEAFWTLIWALGLVETLQLPNQLCDCDYAIQTVSSCNTFEDFLSRIQMRSGQEILDEADKVYRLHWACVNARVRGEAPAHDLNESIVMERRRALFWLIQAGHESWDQISMDT; encoded by the coding sequence ATGAAGTATTTCACTATATACGCATCAAGAAACGACACACAAGGAATTGATGAGTACATAACTGAAATTTTCGGCAAAGGCTTTAAAATAGAAAAAAATGACAACGAATACGCCATTCGCTCCAAGAAGCTGTTGAATAAGAACCATATTTTCATTAAAATAGCGTCGGAAGAAAGTGAACCCGGTTATTTCAGCAGAAATATCCCAGGCATGATGGGGTTTTATGAAAACATACAAATTCAAGATGAACATATAAAATCATTGGTGTTAACACAAATCTCGGTCATTAATACAATGCTAGCTATTCAAACGGACAAAGAATACGATGAAGGCTACTATCAACGTTTTCTCGCCTTGACAAAACGGGTAAGCGGAATTGGTTTTTTACCTGATGGTACCTTGCTGGGGCAAGACGGGCTTGTGATCGTATATCCTGATGGGACAATCGGGCCTTCGAAGTTCACTCCTCATGCTTGTACGAATAAAATAAGAGGCACGGAGTCGAAGACCACGGAAGGTGAAGAACGTAAACAAAAGTCGATTGCTTATCTAAAGAAAAATGATATTCCGTTTATTGAGCATTTGCCGGAGCTGCCGCCACTCACGAATATTCAGATTCGATCTCAAGAGGAAATAGCCAGTAGAGCTGTTGCACTGCTTTTAGTGATCCAGTATGCGTGTGATATCGCGAACGAGGCAGATTTGAAGGAATCAAGAGAATTCGTTCTCAATCTGTTGAAGCAGTATAAAGCGGTAGAATATATGACGGAGAATGAGCGACACTTGCTATTCGGAAGCCAACCGAGTAAGGAAGAAGCCATTCAAATTAGCTGGCAATATGAGGCGTTCTGGACGCTGATCTGGGCACTCGGTTTAGTTGAAACACTCCAATTGCCGAATCAGCTCTGTGACTGTGATTATGCGATACAAACGGTTTCTAGTTGCAATACGTTCGAGGATTTCTTAAGTCGCATCCAGATGCGAAGCGGTCAGGAGATTCTGGATGAAGCGGACAAAGTCTATCGGCTGCATTGGGCTTGCGTCAATGCTAGAGTTCGTGGGGAAGCGCCTGCCCATGACTTAAACGAAAGTATTGTCATGGAAAGACGCAGGGCGTTATTTTGGTTAATACAAGCTGGCCATGAATCATGGGATCAAATCAGCATGGACACTTAG
- a CDS encoding sulfite oxidase-like oxidoreductase, whose product MSKDTKADRIRKMKVPSIGSAMSDRVPPGQVLTDRFPILHEGEVPEYDMGEWTLRVFGEVEEDKVVTYKQLLAMPQTQVLCDIHCVTRWSKLDTAWEGILFRDFLRLLDIKPQGKFVMLHADNDYETNVPLEDLMGDHVLLALKYDGKPLTPKHGWPLRLIVPHLYFWKSPKWIRGVEFMTADREGFWEQNGFHNVADPFQEQRFSGEAIPIPEDEWEKKEFD is encoded by the coding sequence ATGTCTAAAGACACCAAAGCTGATCGAATCAGAAAGATGAAGGTTCCCTCTATAGGTTCGGCAATGTCAGACCGAGTCCCGCCGGGGCAGGTTTTGACTGACCGGTTTCCGATTTTGCATGAAGGAGAAGTACCGGAATACGACATGGGTGAGTGGACATTGCGAGTGTTTGGCGAGGTCGAAGAGGACAAAGTTGTCACTTATAAACAATTGCTGGCGATGCCTCAAACGCAAGTCCTCTGCGATATTCACTGCGTAACCCGTTGGTCTAAGCTTGACACGGCTTGGGAAGGGATTCTATTTCGCGATTTCCTTCGCCTGCTGGATATAAAGCCGCAAGGCAAGTTCGTCATGCTGCATGCCGACAACGATTATGAAACGAACGTCCCGCTCGAGGATCTGATGGGCGATCACGTTTTGTTGGCTTTGAAATATGATGGGAAGCCGCTGACGCCTAAACATGGTTGGCCTCTACGGTTGATTGTGCCTCATCTGTATTTTTGGAAAAGTCCGAAATGGATTCGAGGCGTCGAATTTATGACAGCTGACCGTGAAGGCTTCTGGGAACAAAACGGCTTCCATAATGTGGCCGATCCATTCCAAGAGCAGCGCTTCTCGGGGGAAGCGATTCCGATTCCCGAAGATGAATGGGAAAAGAAGGAGTTTGATTGA
- a CDS encoding SpoVR family protein has translation MSKTEIQKLEYAIDEITEIAKGFGLDFFPMRYEICPAEIIYTFGAYGMPTRYSHWSFGKNFHRMKTQYDFGLSKIYELVINSDPCYAFLLDGNSLIQNKLIVAHVLAHCDFFKNNARFANTNRNMVESMSATAERIRQYEIEHGIDEVEQFIDAVLAIQEHIDPVLTLSYRQSRKRQETNKASTPAARSKATYGYEDIWDLDVKNIPSAPEKEENKRFPPQPEKDILLFIEENAPYMEDWQRDILTMLRDEMLYFWPQLETKIMNEGWASYWHQRILRELDLTEEETIEYSKLNSSVVVPSRHTLNPYYLGLKIYEDIEKHWDNPTEEEIRRHGREPGSGRKKIFEVREYESDTSFIRNYLNKPLVEELDLYVFEKKGPEWKITDKTWENTRDQLIYSRVNGGFPYIVVEDGDYQRSGELYLKHAFEGVELDLKYVERTLPYIYKLWGKSIHMHTIVEDKPVLFTFDGKKHHRRFL, from the coding sequence GTGAGTAAAACCGAAATCCAAAAGCTCGAATACGCCATTGATGAAATAACGGAAATTGCTAAAGGCTTTGGACTTGATTTCTTCCCGATGAGGTATGAAATCTGCCCCGCCGAAATTATATATACCTTCGGTGCCTATGGGATGCCGACGCGTTACAGTCACTGGAGTTTCGGTAAAAACTTTCACCGCATGAAAACACAGTATGATTTTGGACTGAGCAAAATTTACGAATTGGTCATTAACTCTGACCCCTGTTATGCCTTCTTGCTAGATGGGAATTCTCTCATCCAAAATAAGCTGATTGTCGCACACGTGCTTGCCCACTGTGATTTCTTCAAAAATAACGCCCGCTTCGCAAATACGAATCGCAATATGGTAGAAAGCATGTCCGCTACCGCCGAACGAATTCGGCAATATGAAATCGAACACGGCATTGACGAAGTCGAGCAATTCATTGACGCCGTGCTAGCTATTCAGGAGCACATTGATCCTGTCCTGACCCTATCCTATCGACAGTCGCGCAAGCGCCAAGAAACCAATAAAGCCTCAACCCCAGCCGCACGTTCCAAAGCAACCTATGGATATGAGGATATTTGGGATCTAGATGTTAAGAACATCCCCTCTGCACCTGAAAAAGAGGAAAACAAACGCTTTCCACCTCAGCCTGAGAAAGATATTTTGCTCTTCATCGAGGAGAATGCCCCTTATATGGAAGATTGGCAGCGGGATATTCTGACGATGCTCCGCGATGAAATGCTCTATTTCTGGCCGCAGCTAGAAACGAAAATCATGAACGAAGGCTGGGCGTCGTATTGGCACCAACGCATACTACGCGAATTGGATTTGACGGAAGAGGAGACGATTGAGTACTCCAAGCTCAACTCCTCGGTCGTGGTTCCGTCCCGTCATACCTTAAATCCTTATTATCTCGGGCTCAAAATTTATGAAGACATCGAGAAGCACTGGGACAATCCGACGGAGGAAGAAATAAGAAGACATGGGCGTGAACCCGGTAGTGGTCGAAAGAAAATATTTGAGGTTCGCGAATACGAATCGGATACTTCTTTTATCCGGAATTATTTGAATAAACCACTTGTGGAAGAACTCGATTTATATGTATTTGAAAAGAAAGGCCCTGAATGGAAGATTACGGATAAAACGTGGGAAAACACCCGGGATCAGCTGATCTACTCGCGTGTAAATGGCGGCTTCCCCTACATTGTTGTGGAAGATGGCGACTACCAGCGCAGCGGCGAGTTGTATTTGAAGCACGCTTTCGAAGGGGTCGAACTTGATCTCAAGTATGTCGAGCGAACGCTCCCCTACATTTACAAACTCTGGGGCAAATCGATTCATATGCACACCATCGTGGAAGATAAGCCGGTTTTGTTCACTTTTGACGGGAAGAAGCATCATCGTCGTTTTCTGTAA
- the yhbH gene encoding sporulation protein YhbH, with protein MTEPLFIVSKEDWSLHRKGYQDQTRHQEKVKEAIKQNLPDLVTDESIVMSNGKQVVKVPIKSLDEYRFRYNFSKGKHVGQGDGDSQVGDVLGTDPQPAQAPGKGEGAGDQAGEDYYEAEVSMEELQAMLFSELELPNLKKKDKRNMTTTEVIFNDIRKKGIMSNIDKKRTILENMRRNSRSNSPGIHHISPDDLRFKTWEEVEKPHSNALIIAMMDTSGSMGSFEKYIARSFFFWMTRFLRTKYENVEIVFIAHHTEAKEVTEEEFFTKGESGGTICSSAYQAAIDIIDKRYPPSQFNIYPFHFSDGDNLTSDNERCVKLITQLMERSNMFGYGEVNQYNRSSTLMSAFRHIHDPKFLHYVIREKGEVYKALKTFFTKQEGVAVQ; from the coding sequence ATGACAGAACCCCTTTTTATCGTTTCCAAAGAGGATTGGTCCTTGCACCGTAAAGGATACCAAGATCAAACTAGACATCAAGAAAAGGTCAAAGAAGCCATTAAACAGAATCTTCCCGATCTGGTTACCGACGAAAGCATTGTCATGTCCAATGGAAAACAGGTCGTGAAAGTACCTATTAAGAGTCTGGATGAATATCGATTCCGCTATAACTTTAGTAAAGGAAAACACGTTGGTCAGGGCGACGGGGACTCACAGGTCGGCGATGTGTTGGGTACAGATCCACAGCCAGCCCAAGCCCCTGGGAAAGGTGAGGGTGCAGGTGATCAAGCTGGCGAGGATTACTATGAAGCGGAAGTGAGCATGGAGGAACTGCAAGCCATGTTGTTCTCAGAGCTGGAGCTGCCCAATTTGAAGAAAAAAGATAAGCGCAATATGACGACGACAGAAGTGATTTTCAACGATATCCGCAAAAAAGGGATTATGTCCAACATCGATAAGAAACGGACCATTCTGGAGAATATGCGGCGTAATTCGCGCTCGAACTCCCCTGGGATCCATCATATTAGTCCCGATGACCTTCGTTTCAAAACGTGGGAAGAGGTAGAGAAACCTCACTCGAATGCACTGATTATTGCGATGATGGACACCTCCGGTTCCATGGGTTCCTTTGAGAAATATATAGCCCGCAGCTTCTTCTTCTGGATGACACGCTTCCTGCGTACGAAGTATGAGAATGTCGAAATTGTATTTATTGCTCACCATACGGAAGCTAAAGAGGTCACGGAGGAAGAGTTTTTCACCAAAGGCGAAAGCGGAGGTACGATTTGCTCCTCGGCTTACCAAGCCGCGATTGATATTATCGACAAACGGTACCCGCCATCACAATTCAATATTTATCCGTTTCATTTCTCCGATGGAGATAATTTGACGTCAGATAACGAACGCTGTGTGAAGCTCATTACGCAGTTGATGGAGCGCTCCAACATGTTCGGCTACGGAGAAGTCAACCAGTACAACCGCAGCAGTACACTCATGTCCGCTTTTCGCCATATTCATGATCCCAAATTTCTTCATTATGTCATTCGTGAGAAAGGTGAAGTGTACAAAGCACTGAAAACCTTTTTTACCAAGCAGGAAGGAGTGGCTGTTCAGTGA
- a CDS encoding nucleoside phosphorylase, translating into MLLPILQVHSEDLSPYAIVCGDPFRAEVIASKLDHSKELAFSREYRTFVGEFQGVPITVVSHGVGSPGAAVCFEELIKGGVKTLIRVGTAGSYSADVPPGSLVVSTAAVREEGLTRQLVPHGFPAVADLDVVQALFEAASETDGLVRKGITVTLDAFFQGVEEFPHRKYKQAGVLAVEMEIAALYVIASLRGVRAGAIVALDGYADADLREVYNPHTDVVASAVEREIMTAIRAVIKLHAKS; encoded by the coding sequence ATGCTATTGCCAATTTTACAGGTTCATTCAGAGGATTTATCACCCTATGCGATCGTATGCGGTGACCCCTTTCGCGCGGAAGTCATAGCCAGCAAGCTTGATCATAGCAAAGAACTCGCCTTCAGCCGTGAATACCGCACATTTGTCGGTGAATTCCAAGGCGTTCCGATTACGGTTGTCAGCCATGGCGTTGGCTCGCCGGGTGCGGCGGTTTGCTTCGAGGAGCTGATCAAAGGCGGCGTGAAGACACTGATTCGCGTTGGTACAGCAGGTTCCTATTCGGCTGATGTGCCGCCAGGCAGCTTAGTCGTCAGTACGGCAGCTGTGAGAGAAGAGGGCTTAACTCGCCAACTCGTTCCGCATGGCTTCCCAGCAGTTGCTGACTTGGATGTCGTGCAGGCATTGTTCGAAGCCGCATCAGAGACGGATGGTCTTGTGCGGAAAGGGATTACCGTTACCTTGGATGCTTTCTTCCAAGGTGTCGAGGAATTCCCGCACCGCAAGTACAAGCAAGCCGGCGTTCTTGCTGTTGAGATGGAAATCGCAGCGCTCTATGTGATTGCTTCATTGCGTGGCGTTCGTGCCGGTGCGATTGTTGCGCTGGACGGTTACGCCGATGCTGATTTGAGAGAAGTTTATAACCCTCATACCGATGTTGTTGCTTCAGCGGTTGAACGTGAAATTATGACGGCGATTCGTGCTGTTATTAAACTGCACGCTAAGTCGTAA
- a CDS encoding replicative DNA helicase — MDYVEIGQVISGFRERMTKLALFDPLYELQRKRQTDRQNKPIDFMELGLLTLLYFFEQKLMRNNKAGVKDLAEFLLKVTGIFIDLDEAGFEDLARQITQVFRPTTGKKRDFTFMNWESGLTEHIYISILKANAFDLKTNTQYYTLDEDGLELIFATKEFYTEFQLSIHQLVLRKQLEKGEFEGALRQINEMRIDVEALQERMVKLEHELKRNIVSEETFGRYKGLLEDIYLRLQMENEEFEELRQFVKETKDRVQAQTVRQADQRPYELILRISNELEKVHGEHSVLFHQSMVLKSHALGAAQESLYYTGLDSFNFDQDIASLIFSTPLPLETMKGVLAPFLPIQETKMWSLLTVWAEQNMLEDGSGQERDDKFLELGGDSEEYRYQTMQKKLYMLLMELLLQMMEEQGQVELKPFIQWFGESEHASLLNERAFYDFWIYLHQRSPLQADDRDNQQKEEPGSLLEDMYMLLGRRCLVIIEQEDIIKVNDRFSIQNMLISWGEQNDNWT, encoded by the coding sequence ATGGATTACGTAGAAATTGGTCAGGTTATTTCCGGGTTTCGGGAACGCATGACCAAGCTGGCACTTTTTGATCCTCTCTATGAGCTTCAGAGAAAGCGCCAAACCGATCGGCAAAACAAACCGATAGATTTCATGGAGCTAGGATTGTTGACGCTTCTATATTTTTTTGAGCAGAAGTTGATGCGCAATAACAAGGCGGGTGTCAAGGACTTAGCCGAGTTTCTGTTGAAGGTGACGGGGATTTTCATCGATTTGGATGAAGCCGGATTTGAGGATCTGGCCCGGCAGATTACACAAGTGTTTCGTCCGACGACTGGGAAAAAGCGTGATTTTACATTTATGAATTGGGAATCCGGGTTGACGGAGCATATTTACATATCGATTCTAAAAGCGAACGCTTTCGACTTAAAAACGAATACACAGTACTACACGCTCGACGAAGATGGGTTGGAGCTTATTTTTGCGACCAAGGAATTTTATACCGAATTTCAATTATCGATTCATCAGCTGGTGCTGCGCAAGCAATTGGAAAAGGGTGAGTTCGAAGGAGCGCTGCGGCAAATTAATGAGATGCGAATTGATGTGGAAGCTCTGCAGGAGCGGATGGTCAAGCTGGAGCATGAGTTGAAAAGGAATATCGTATCTGAAGAAACATTCGGACGTTATAAAGGTCTACTGGAAGATATTTATTTGCGCTTGCAGATGGAGAATGAAGAGTTCGAGGAACTGCGGCAGTTTGTGAAGGAGACCAAGGACCGCGTTCAGGCACAAACTGTTAGACAAGCGGATCAACGGCCTTATGAACTGATTTTGCGCATATCCAATGAGCTGGAGAAGGTGCATGGCGAGCATTCGGTTCTTTTTCACCAAAGTATGGTCTTGAAATCACATGCTCTGGGCGCGGCGCAAGAATCCTTATATTATACAGGACTGGATTCCTTTAATTTTGATCAGGATATTGCTTCTCTAATCTTTAGTACGCCATTGCCTTTGGAAACGATGAAAGGTGTGCTGGCACCGTTCCTGCCGATTCAAGAGACGAAGATGTGGTCGCTCTTGACCGTTTGGGCGGAGCAAAATATGCTCGAAGACGGCAGCGGACAGGAGCGGGATGACAAATTCCTGGAGCTTGGCGGAGACAGTGAGGAATATCGGTATCAGACGATGCAGAAAAAGCTGTACATGCTTCTTATGGAGCTGCTGCTGCAAATGATGGAAGAGCAGGGTCAAGTCGAGTTGAAACCGTTTATTCAGTGGTTCGGAGAGAGCGAACATGCAAGCTTGCTGAACGAAAGAGCTTTCTATGATTTTTGGATCTATTTGCATCAAAGAAGTCCGCTTCAGGCGGATGATAGAGATAATCAGCAAAAAGAAGAGCCGGGGTCGTTGCTGGAAGACATGTATATGCTTCTGGGCAGACGCTGTCTGGTTATTATTGAGCAAGAGGATATTATCAAGGTAAACGACAGGTTTAGCATACAGAATATGTTGATTTCGTGGGGAGAACAGAATGACAATTGGACTTGA
- a CDS encoding DUF6063 family protein, with the protein MTIGLENGTVMRAFRIYTLLARDNAVGKEWLQEYMADDVVRGLVDQFAREVDCVTIIAGEQLYMIPETRLSPFHLNNEVIKRTYLRANAVNADLYLMYVSIIVLIGAFYDSYQTMEPTRSFIGIEEWTELVNERIALLKTHPEAELREMEQEFSYNWTALIEKWSAMDDIKETAARQSGNTISRVSFMDSVRKFLVAQELVIDIGNQEIALTEKAKVVVQRYFMELEYNRGILEFLYQSDAFEGEGSEHASDL; encoded by the coding sequence ATGACAATTGGACTTGAAAATGGGACTGTAATGAGAGCTTTTCGCATCTATACCTTGCTCGCTCGCGATAATGCAGTGGGCAAAGAATGGCTCCAAGAATATATGGCGGACGACGTGGTGCGTGGACTTGTGGATCAATTCGCGCGAGAAGTCGATTGCGTTACGATCATTGCCGGGGAACAGCTGTATATGATACCGGAGACACGGCTATCGCCTTTTCATCTGAATAACGAAGTAATTAAACGCACCTATCTGCGGGCGAATGCCGTGAATGCGGATCTTTATCTGATGTATGTCAGCATTATAGTGCTAATTGGCGCCTTCTATGATAGCTATCAAACAATGGAGCCTACGAGAAGTTTCATCGGGATTGAAGAGTGGACAGAGCTTGTGAATGAGCGAATTGCGTTATTGAAGACGCATCCTGAAGCAGAATTAAGAGAGATGGAGCAGGAATTTTCATATAACTGGACGGCCTTGATTGAGAAATGGAGTGCCATGGACGATATCAAGGAGACAGCGGCGAGACAAAGCGGGAATACGATTAGCCGGGTTAGCTTTATGGACTCTGTCCGCAAGTTTCTGGTTGCGCAAGAGTTAGTGATCGATATTGGCAACCAAGAAATTGCCTTGACTGAAAAGGCCAAAGTGGTTGTGCAGCGTTATTTTATGGAATTGGAGTATAACCGAGGTATTTTGGAGTTTTTATATCAAAGCGATGCGTTTGAGGGGGAGGGAAGCGAACATGCCAGCGATCTCTAA